In Triticum aestivum cultivar Chinese Spring chromosome 5B, IWGSC CS RefSeq v2.1, whole genome shotgun sequence, the following proteins share a genomic window:
- the LOC123111200 gene encoding stem-specific protein TSJT1, giving the protein MLAVFSGEVVEVPAELVAAGSRTPSPKTRASELVKRFLAGNDPAVSVELGSLGNLAYSHANQSLLLPRSFAAKDEIFCLFEGVLDNLGRLSQQYGLSKGGNEVLLVIEAYKTLRDRAPYPASFMLSQLTGSYAFVLFDKSTSSLLVASGPEGKVPLFWGITADGCVAFSDDIDLLKGSCGKSLAPFPQGCFYWNALGGLKSYENPKNKVTAVPADEEEICGATFMVEGSTVVAALQ; this is encoded by the exons ATGTTGGCGGTGTTCAGCGGCGAGGTGGTGGAGGTGCCGGCGGAGCTGGTGGCGGCCGGGAGCCGGACGCCATCGCCCAAGACACGGGCGTCGGAGCTGGTGAAGCGCTTCCTCGCCGGCAACGACCCGGCCGTGTCCGTGGAGCTGGGATCACTGGGCAACCTCGCCTACTCCCACGCCAACCAGTCCCTCCTCCTCCCAAG GTCTTTCGCTGCAAAGGATGAGATCTTCTGCCTGttcgagggagtcctggacaacTTGGGGCGGTTGAGCCAGCAGTACGGCCTCTCCAAGGGCGGCAACGAGGTGCTCCTCGTGATCGAGGCCTACAAGACGCTGAGGGACAGAGCCCCCTATCCCGCCAGCTTCATGCTCTCCCAGCTCACCGGCAGCTACGCCTTCGTGCTCTTCGACAAGTccacctcctccctcctcgtcGCATCC GGCCCTGAGGGCAAGGTGCCGCTCTTCTGGGGAATCACCGCCGACGGCTGCGTCGCCTTCTCCGACGACATCGACCTGCTGAAAGGATCTTGCGGCAAGTCACTGGCGCCTTTCCCGCAAGGTTGCTTCTACTGGAACGCTCTTGGAGGCCTCAAGTCGTACGAGAATCCCAAGAACAAGGTCACCGCTGTGCCTGCAGATGAGGAGGAAATCTGTGGTGCAACTTTCATG GTGGAAGGGTCTACCGTTGTCGCGGCACTTCAGTAG